In the Geitlerinema sp. PCC 9228 genome, one interval contains:
- a CDS encoding AAA family ATPase: MKLVSIQLCNFRQFYGKTPPIYFAVSPHQNTTILHGNNGAGKTTLLNAFTWVLYEKLSGDLEFPDQLVNKRALAEGKPRKPIECWVALEFEHDSNRYQAKRAFRAYKNPQSDRPEVGKSDLFLQVAGDDGKWLIPTQHPEDILGRILPSSLVPYFFFNGERIEKIVRYDNKSEMAEATKTLLGIEVVNRSIRHLFEVKKLLENELVAIGDTQTKTLLEEKKRLETEKEELSQRQNEVIQELEHQEEIRKTISDRLLQLSGSEELQQLRQQLETQKKELQKQLSNAYDQLKKTIATQGYAVFLSDSIQEFRQLIERLRKKGELPTGIKQQFVKDLLQQSRCICGKDLDSDNEARQQVESWMDRAGSADIEESIIRIRAKIEDIDNLVPVFWNTVDRLQGDIHDYREKISHLETELDTISEKLREYPVEAVQNLQKRLDDTNNKIRELTLEQGSNTQQLEHLTEQLVTLERDIAKHKSKEVKQALTQRRIASTQEAADRMQQMRNRLDTNFRWQLQQRVQELFSQISFTPYIPKISEKYELTLVENTAGSEATVAASTGEHQILSLAFIGAIIDRVRDWSRRNTIMAPDSSTFPIVMDSPFGSLDEVYRRQIAKTLPTLANQLVILVTKTQWRGEVAAEIHPYLGKQYVLVYNSPKSDCEQDWIEVNGDRYPLVRESHNGFEYTEILEVD, translated from the coding sequence ATGAAGCTCGTTTCCATTCAGCTGTGTAATTTTCGTCAGTTCTACGGCAAAACACCTCCCATTTATTTTGCCGTTTCACCCCATCAAAATACAACCATTTTACATGGAAACAATGGGGCTGGAAAAACCACATTGCTCAATGCATTTACTTGGGTTTTGTACGAAAAATTAAGCGGTGATTTGGAGTTTCCCGACCAATTGGTCAACAAACGTGCCCTTGCGGAAGGAAAGCCTAGGAAACCAATTGAATGTTGGGTGGCTTTAGAATTCGAACACGATAGCAATCGCTACCAAGCCAAACGGGCATTTCGAGCTTATAAAAATCCCCAAAGCGATCGTCCAGAAGTGGGAAAAAGCGATCTATTCTTACAAGTAGCGGGCGACGATGGCAAATGGTTAATTCCTACCCAGCATCCAGAAGACATTTTAGGGCGAATTTTGCCCAGCAGTTTGGTTCCCTATTTCTTTTTCAATGGCGAGCGAATTGAGAAAATTGTTCGCTACGATAACAAAAGCGAAATGGCAGAAGCCACCAAGACTTTGTTAGGCATTGAAGTGGTCAACCGTTCCATTCGTCATTTGTTTGAAGTCAAGAAATTATTGGAAAACGAACTGGTAGCGATTGGCGATACCCAGACCAAAACCTTGCTAGAAGAGAAAAAGCGATTAGAAACGGAAAAGGAGGAACTTTCCCAGCGGCAAAACGAAGTTATTCAGGAGTTGGAACATCAAGAAGAAATTAGAAAAACCATTAGCGATCGCTTGTTACAATTAAGTGGTTCGGAAGAATTGCAGCAACTACGACAGCAACTAGAAACCCAGAAAAAAGAACTGCAAAAACAACTCAGCAACGCCTACGACCAACTCAAAAAAACCATCGCCACCCAAGGCTACGCCGTCTTTCTTTCCGATAGTATCCAAGAATTTCGCCAACTGATCGAACGTTTGCGGAAAAAAGGAGAACTTCCCACCGGCATCAAACAGCAATTTGTCAAAGATTTATTGCAGCAAAGTCGTTGTATTTGTGGCAAAGACTTGGATAGCGACAACGAAGCCAGACAGCAAGTAGAATCCTGGATGGATCGTGCCGGTTCTGCCGATATTGAAGAATCAATTATTCGGATTCGTGCTAAAATCGAGGATATTGACAATTTAGTGCCGGTATTTTGGAATACCGTCGATCGCTTGCAGGGAGATATTCACGATTACCGGGAAAAAATCTCCCATTTAGAAACCGAACTGGATACCATTAGCGAAAAATTGCGGGAATATCCCGTAGAAGCCGTACAAAATTTACAGAAACGCCTCGACGATACCAACAACAAAATTCGCGAGTTAACTTTAGAACAAGGTTCCAACACCCAGCAACTCGAACATTTAACGGAACAATTGGTAACTTTGGAACGGGATATTGCCAAACACAAAAGCAAAGAAGTCAAACAAGCTTTAACGCAACGCCGCATTGCTTCTACCCAGGAAGCGGCGGATAGAATGCAGCAAATGCGAAACCGTCTGGATACCAATTTTCGCTGGCAATTACAGCAGCGAGTGCAGGAATTATTTTCCCAAATTTCGTTTACGCCTTATATTCCCAAAATTAGCGAAAAATACGAACTTACCTTGGTAGAAAATACTGCCGGTAGCGAGGCAACGGTTGCTGCTTCCACAGGAGAACATCAAATTTTATCGCTGGCATTTATTGGAGCAATTATTGACCGAGTGCGAGATTGGAGTCGCCGCAATACCATTATGGCTCCCGATAGTAGCACATTTCCGATTGTTATGGATTCGCCGTTTGGCAGTTTGGATGAGGTTTACCGACGGCAAATTGCCAAAACCCTGCCGACGCTAGCCAATCAATTGGTGATTTTGGTAACCAAAACCCAGTGGCGGGGAGAGGTGGCTGCGGAAATTCATCCCTATCTGGGCAAGCAATATGTTTTGGTGTACAATTCTCCTAAGTCTGATTGCGAACAAGATTGGATTGAAGTGAATGGCGATCGCTATCCGTTGGTCAGAGAAAGTCATAATGGGTTTGAGTATACGGAGATTTTAGAAGTGGATTGA
- a CDS encoding DUF167 domain-containing protein yields MTKIQVTVKTNAKNSQLFRNSDGSYMARIQSPPVDGKANKELIKLIGKEFGVAASKVTIKSGQGSRRKLIEIDLLKSN; encoded by the coding sequence ATGACCAAAATCCAAGTAACCGTCAAAACAAATGCAAAAAATTCTCAATTATTTCGCAATAGCGATGGGAGTTATATGGCTCGCATTCAATCTCCGCCTGTGGATGGCAAAGCCAATAAAGAACTTATCAAGTTAATTGGCAAAGAATTTGGCGTTGCGGCTTCTAAAGTGACGATAAAATCCGGTCAGGGAAGTCGCAGGAAATTGATAGAAATCGATCTGCTAAAATCAAATTGA
- a CDS encoding cytochrome P450, with protein sequence MATILANHRLKLASDRSIQPVRRGITFVPSPHFRLQVVG encoded by the coding sequence TTGGCTACAATTCTAGCAAACCATCGATTGAAATTGGCAAGCGATCGCTCGATTCAACCGGTTCGTCGCGGCATTACTTTTGTGCCTTCTCCTCATTTCCGCCTTCAGGTAGTTGGATAA
- a CDS encoding cytochrome P450, protein MRSLVQPKRLNSPTWKNSKRPPSHTASSWWQTYKIISQPMGFLDACAHRYGDIFTLRVLGVKSPPVIFCSHPKYIQAICTTFADKMAFGKVTHPFQPLVGSQSLVMQDGNEHTETRKLLMPPLHGESLQVWGEAIVEITRQITQSWSPGKVLSVRPEMSQIALEVILQVIFGVKTGFRHEKLNSLVEPFLDRVNSSLYSIQFFFPILQRDLGSWSPWGNFLQQQREIDDLIYAEIRQRRRQGSADCQDVLSLLLSVTDEDGYSKSDRWLRDQLLTLLFLGHDTTASALAWALYCIHQDKRVWEQLQQEIDGLGKNPHPTDICQLSYLDAVVKETLRLYPIALISQPRWVKETVQLDKYEIPPETVLVPCIYLAHRRQQTYSHPEKFLPERFLENKISAYEYFPFGRGSHGCIGAALSTMEMKLVLATILANHRLKLASDRSIQPVRRGITFVPSPHFRLQVVG, encoded by the coding sequence ATGCGATCGCTCGTGCAACCGAAAAGACTTAATTCTCCCACCTGGAAAAATAGCAAACGCCCTCCCAGTCATACGGCTTCTTCTTGGTGGCAAACCTATAAAATTATTTCCCAGCCCATGGGCTTTCTCGATGCTTGTGCCCATCGGTACGGCGATATTTTTACGTTGCGGGTTCTGGGAGTCAAATCGCCCCCCGTTATTTTTTGCAGCCATCCCAAATACATTCAAGCCATTTGTACGACATTTGCGGATAAAATGGCTTTCGGCAAGGTTACCCACCCTTTCCAACCCCTGGTGGGTAGCCAATCTCTGGTAATGCAGGATGGCAACGAACATACAGAAACTCGCAAGCTGTTGATGCCACCCCTGCATGGGGAAAGTTTGCAAGTCTGGGGGGAAGCGATTGTAGAAATTACCCGTCAAATTACCCAATCGTGGTCGCCCGGAAAAGTTCTTTCTGTCCGCCCAGAAATGTCCCAAATTGCTTTGGAAGTAATTCTTCAGGTCATTTTTGGGGTAAAAACAGGATTTCGCCACGAAAAGCTCAATTCTCTGGTGGAACCGTTTTTGGATCGGGTGAATTCTTCCCTGTATTCCATCCAGTTCTTTTTTCCAATTTTACAGCGGGATTTGGGCAGTTGGAGTCCGTGGGGAAATTTTTTGCAGCAGCAACGGGAAATTGACGATTTAATTTATGCGGAGATTCGGCAGCGTCGGCGGCAGGGGAGTGCCGATTGCCAAGATGTGCTTTCGCTGCTACTATCGGTAACGGATGAAGATGGCTATTCTAAAAGCGATCGCTGGTTGCGAGACCAATTGCTCACGTTGCTATTTCTCGGTCACGATACCACAGCGTCGGCTTTAGCGTGGGCGTTGTATTGCATTCATCAGGATAAGCGAGTTTGGGAACAACTGCAACAGGAAATTGACGGTTTGGGGAAAAATCCCCATCCAACAGATATTTGCCAGCTTTCCTATCTGGATGCGGTGGTGAAGGAAACCCTGCGTTTGTATCCCATTGCTTTAATTTCTCAACCCCGTTGGGTCAAAGAAACGGTACAATTGGATAAATACGAAATACCGCCAGAAACGGTTCTCGTTCCTTGTATTTATTTAGCCCATCGCCGCCAACAAACCTATTCCCATCCCGAGAAATTTTTGCCGGAACGTTTTTTGGAAAATAAGATTTCTGCCTACGAATATTTTCCTTTTGGTCGCGGCAGTCACGGTTGTATTGGGGCAGCTCTTTCGACAATGGAAATGAAGTTGGTTCTGGCTACAATTCTAGCAAACCATCGATTGAAATTGGCAAGCGATCGCTCGATTCAACCGGTTCGTCGCGGTATTACTTTTGTGCCTTCTCCTCATTTCCGCCTTCAGGTAGTTGGATAA
- a CDS encoding SRPBCC family protein, which translates to MSDWLEHSVQVEVPVGIDLVWQLWSDLEQMPQWMNWIESVKILPDNPELSRWKLRSMGLEFTWLSRINRKIPHQIIQWEAVDGLPNRGAIRFYDRHESSIVRMSISYSIPGAIGEMMDDLFLGRFVESTLQADLNRFRDYAIARATEKT; encoded by the coding sequence ATGAGTGATTGGTTGGAACATAGCGTACAAGTAGAAGTACCCGTTGGCATCGATTTGGTGTGGCAACTGTGGTCGGATTTGGAACAAATGCCCCAGTGGATGAACTGGATTGAATCAGTCAAAATTTTGCCTGACAATCCCGAACTCTCCCGCTGGAAACTCCGTTCCATGGGATTGGAGTTTACTTGGCTTTCTCGTATTAACAGAAAAATCCCCCATCAAATCATTCAGTGGGAAGCGGTGGATGGTTTGCCCAATCGCGGGGCAATTCGTTTTTACGACCGCCATGAAAGCAGCATCGTGCGGATGTCGATATCTTATTCGATTCCCGGTGCCATTGGCGAAATGATGGACGATCTCTTTTTGGGTCGTTTTGTGGAATCAACTTTACAAGCGGATTTGAACCGATTTCGTGATTATGCGATCGCTCGTGCAACCGAAAAGACTTAA
- the zds gene encoding 9,9'-di-cis-zeta-carotene desaturase: MRVAIAGAGLAGMATAVELVDAGHEVEIYESRPFVGGKVGSWVDNDGNHIEMGLHVFFGCYYNLFDLMKHVGAIDNLRLKDHIHTFINQGGKIGALDFRFLTGAPFNGLKAFFTTSQLSAVDKFQNAIALGTSPLVRGLVDLDGAMATIRDLDNISFADWFRRQGGSQGSLERMWNPIAYALGFIDTEQISARCMLTIFQFFAAKTEASVLRMLEGSPHNYLHKPIIDYLEARGAKIYTRRRVRQLQYAESNGETYITGMVVANGDEETTVQADAYVAACDVPGIKRLLPEAWRSWSEFEKIYQLDTVPVATVQLRFDGWVTELNDPQARKQCDRAAGIDNLLYTPDADFSCFSDLALSSPSDYYKTGSGSLLQLVLTPGDPFIKQSNEEIAYHVLEQVHQLFPSSRELNMTWYNVVKLAQSLYREAPGMEPYRPDQDTPVVNFFLAGSYTKQDYIDSMEGATISGRQAAKAILAKAGKLQPSPASA; encoded by the coding sequence ATGCGTGTAGCGATCGCTGGGGCAGGATTGGCTGGCATGGCAACGGCTGTAGAATTGGTCGATGCCGGTCACGAAGTCGAAATTTACGAATCGCGACCCTTTGTTGGCGGCAAAGTCGGCAGCTGGGTTGACAACGATGGCAACCATATCGAAATGGGATTGCACGTATTTTTCGGCTGCTACTACAACCTGTTCGATTTAATGAAACATGTCGGTGCCATCGATAACCTCCGCCTCAAAGACCACATCCATACCTTCATCAACCAAGGCGGCAAAATCGGTGCCCTCGATTTTCGTTTCCTCACAGGTGCCCCCTTTAACGGTCTGAAAGCCTTTTTCACCACCTCCCAACTTTCCGCCGTGGATAAATTCCAAAACGCCATTGCCCTGGGCACTAGCCCCCTGGTGCGTGGTTTGGTAGACTTGGATGGTGCCATGGCGACCATTCGCGATTTAGACAACATCAGCTTTGCCGATTGGTTTCGCCGCCAAGGGGGTTCTCAAGGAAGTCTGGAACGCATGTGGAATCCCATTGCCTATGCCTTGGGATTTATCGATACGGAACAAATTTCTGCTCGTTGCATGTTGACCATTTTCCAGTTTTTCGCCGCCAAAACGGAAGCTTCGGTGTTGCGAATGCTGGAAGGTTCCCCCCACAATTACCTCCACAAACCGATTATCGATTATTTAGAAGCTAGGGGAGCAAAAATTTATACCCGCCGCCGGGTTCGTCAGTTGCAATATGCCGAAAGCAACGGCGAAACTTATATAACGGGGATGGTGGTAGCAAACGGAGACGAAGAAACCACGGTTCAAGCAGATGCTTACGTGGCGGCTTGCGATGTTCCCGGTATCAAACGGCTGCTGCCGGAAGCTTGGCGTTCCTGGTCGGAATTTGAGAAAATTTATCAATTGGATACGGTGCCCGTGGCAACAGTGCAACTGCGATTTGACGGTTGGGTAACGGAACTCAACGACCCGCAAGCCAGGAAACAATGCGATCGCGCTGCTGGTATCGATAATTTATTATACACCCCAGATGCCGATTTTTCTTGTTTTTCGGATTTAGCCCTATCCAGCCCCAGCGATTACTACAAAACCGGCAGCGGTTCCCTGTTGCAACTGGTGCTAACCCCAGGGGATCCATTTATTAAACAAAGCAATGAAGAGATTGCCTACCACGTTTTGGAACAAGTGCACCAGCTCTTTCCTTCGTCGCGAGAGCTCAACATGACCTGGTATAACGTAGTCAAACTCGCCCAATCTCTCTATCGGGAAGCCCCCGGCATGGAACCCTATCGACCCGACCAAGATACGCCGGTGGTGAATTTCTTCCTGGCGGGTAGCTATACCAAACAAGATTATATCGACAGTATGGAAGGAGCGACCATTTCCGGCAGGCAAGCCGCCAAAGCCATTTTGGCAAAAGCTGGTAAATTGCAGCCTTCCCCTGCTAGTGCCTAG
- a CDS encoding nucleotidyltransferase domain-containing protein — translation MESYILTAQKRKQRDIARKQERWQRGQEIARKAAEFLKRDYGAVEVILFGSAVECDRFTLTSDLDLAAKGLPVEKFFAAVAQLQDFSPEFKIDLVELERCRESLRQVILTEGRHL, via the coding sequence ATGGAATCTTATATTTTAACAGCTCAAAAACGAAAACAACGAGATATTGCTCGCAAACAAGAACGCTGGCAACGGGGGCAAGAAATTGCTCGAAAAGCGGCTGAATTTTTGAAAAGAGACTATGGGGCAGTTGAGGTTATTTTATTTGGTTCGGCGGTGGAATGCGATCGCTTTACCCTCACTTCCGACCTAGATTTAGCTGCAAAAGGGTTGCCAGTCGAAAAATTCTTTGCTGCCGTGGCTCAATTGCAGGATTTCTCCCCAGAATTTAAAATCGATTTGGTCGAATTAGAACGCTGCCGGGAATCTTTACGGCAAGTCATTTTAACAGAAGGTCGTCATTTATGA
- a CDS encoding Uma2 family endonuclease: protein MSTSENRPITYPNSNGKSLAENTREFRWITFIKENLEILFSDNPQVFVARNLLWYPVEGHPEICTSPDVMVVFDRPKGDRGSYRQWEEDNIPPQVVFEIPSPENGTQTMMSKLNFYNRYRVKEYYIYSPDENTLAGFQRDTEGMSFIKEIGTWASPRLGIQFDLKSETLEIYRPDGKKFLSSVELYQRAEREYQRAERLAAQLRDLGVEPEA from the coding sequence ATGAGCACATCTGAAAATCGCCCAATTACGTATCCCAATAGCAACGGTAAATCCCTGGCAGAAAATACCCGGGAGTTTCGCTGGATTACCTTTATTAAGGAAAATCTAGAAATTCTGTTTTCTGATAACCCCCAAGTTTTTGTAGCCAGGAATTTATTGTGGTATCCAGTAGAGGGGCATCCGGAAATTTGTACATCTCCCGATGTTATGGTAGTCTTCGATCGACCGAAAGGCGATCGCGGTTCTTACCGCCAGTGGGAAGAGGATAATATTCCCCCTCAAGTGGTTTTTGAAATTCCTTCTCCTGAAAATGGCACCCAAACAATGATGAGTAAGCTTAACTTTTATAATCGCTATCGTGTGAAAGAATATTATATCTACTCTCCCGATGAAAACACACTAGCGGGTTTCCAGAGAGATACAGAAGGTATGTCTTTTATTAAAGAAATCGGCACTTGGGCTAGCCCTAGATTGGGGATTCAATTCGATCTAAAATCGGAAACTTTAGAAATTTATCGCCCCGACGGCAAGAAATTTCTGTCTTCTGTAGAATTATATCAACGTGCCGAACGAGAATACCAGCGTGCCGAACGACTAGCAGCTCAGTTAAGAGATTTGGGTGTGGAACCGGAAGCCTAA
- a CDS encoding Uma2 family endonuclease, protein MSVSANRHIIYPESDGQPTADNTRQFRWITLVKENLEILFANDPQVFVAGDLLWYPVEGHPEIRVAPDAMVVFGRPKGDRGSYRQWEEDNIPPQVVFEILSPGNRVQEMTRKFHFYEYYGVEEYYSYDPDKNELSGFRRQINGNLNPIETMNHWVSPRLKIKFVLTSETLEIYRPDGKKFLSSVELYQRAEQESQRAEQESQRAERMAAQLRALGVEPEP, encoded by the coding sequence ATGAGCGTATCTGCAAATCGCCATATCATTTATCCCGAAAGCGACGGTCAACCCACCGCAGACAATACCCGGCAGTTTCGCTGGATTACTTTGGTTAAGGAAAATCTAGAAATTCTGTTTGCTAATGACCCACAAGTGTTTGTGGCGGGGGATTTGCTTTGGTATCCAGTAGAAGGGCACCCCGAAATTCGAGTAGCTCCCGATGCTATGGTGGTATTTGGTAGACCCAAAGGCGATCGCGGTTCTTACCGCCAGTGGGAAGAAGATAATATTCCCCCTCAAGTGGTTTTTGAAATTCTTTCTCCTGGCAATCGCGTTCAAGAGATGACTCGCAAATTTCACTTTTACGAGTACTATGGCGTGGAAGAATATTATAGTTACGACCCCGATAAAAACGAATTAAGTGGATTCCGAAGACAAATTAATGGCAACTTAAATCCTATCGAGACAATGAACCATTGGGTTAGTCCTAGATTAAAAATTAAATTTGTTTTAACCTCGGAAACTTTAGAAATTTATCGCCCCGATGGCAAGAAATTTCTGTCTTCTGTAGAATTATATCAGCGTGCCGAACAGGAATCCCAACGTGCCGAACAGGAATCCCAACGTGCCGAACGAATGGCAGCTCAGTTAAGAGCTTTGGGCGTGGAACCAGAACCTTAA
- a CDS encoding class I SAM-dependent methyltransferase, with protein sequence MNIYQLPPKTNIETEVIEKVERVGGWFSELEILTLYRLVAALPDRSRILEVGSYRGRSSNAIGYGLQNSAKELYCLDIWKNFQERGSLDADPTAYKIPKTDYGVFEDFLKNIEWFSDRVRVMRGSTQQFQELLPQEFFDLIFIDAAHDYENVRKDINIALQCLKPGGILCGHDYQKGKNFGVIEAVQEIVFSNSEFVEFGSIEGTSIWFACSIPNKVASSLGIYKEASKRHHLESHQSDRAISWSQASKKRYQIAREILSLKKQIPDKNILQTFSHHYKETVLNTGLKNNPKNETEQSIVKQSLAKFSQNPQDMRLLMVAMLYNYPYQLPAKWYQNLPVPKCFLQNLLDFLVETPGWFQNLGEAEQYFEYVRGIVGYINAKVRDNKNIHLWQQFAWTFARKLNTIPLYFNDLNLKEVYHQRASLMEFALRAKGGQLDFEFSQRPHDRKIRLGIVNNHFQPQTETFTTLPVFEYLDRNQFEIILYACQENPSSLENYCRDRADRFIKLPESLYDKVRTIRNDDLDILLIGSNVTAISHTIAWLALHRLARVQITGFSSPVTTGMRNIDYYISGKLAEKPDNPQEQYNEKLLLLEGAGFCFSYYATQPPKPTVQASRQSWGIDEQSIIFASGANFYKIIPEVRETWAKILASVPNSKLLLYPFAPSWSNSYPATSFLNQMQATLEKYGVAKERLLVLKALPSRTDVKKSLQLVDIYLDSYPYSGANSTVDPLEVSIPTIVLQGNSLRARQASAMLRELEIPELIATSENSYIQLAVDLANNPQKRQQYRDRIWQKMQQTPPFLNPRAYAEKIAPLFKQLVYNWQSEATEETLPSPATEPSPISAETESKSLPRNFANRVIGCVNLYQIDPSETAIANELRSLRQQLTDFWLKVPSQQLSQVYQEAAGEAYRSLLHSGFQKESLTASENERLQELIRQGRGLKQSQAINALMAAMLYLPAEKMRVANARDRLPEWFYPEYEKFIQTAAAKQG encoded by the coding sequence ATGAATATTTACCAATTACCGCCCAAAACAAATATTGAAACTGAAGTTATCGAAAAAGTCGAACGAGTAGGAGGCTGGTTTAGCGAATTAGAAATTTTAACTTTATATCGGCTCGTTGCGGCTTTACCCGATCGCAGTAGAATTTTAGAAGTTGGTTCGTATCGAGGTAGGTCTAGTAATGCCATTGGTTACGGATTGCAAAATTCTGCCAAAGAACTATATTGTCTGGATATATGGAAAAATTTTCAGGAAAGAGGCAGCCTCGACGCCGATCCAACTGCTTACAAAATACCAAAAACCGATTATGGCGTTTTTGAAGATTTCTTAAAAAATATTGAATGGTTTAGCGATCGCGTTCGCGTCATGCGTGGTTCGACCCAGCAATTTCAAGAATTATTGCCGCAAGAATTTTTCGATTTAATTTTTATAGATGCTGCCCACGATTATGAAAATGTACGTAAAGATATCAATATTGCTCTACAATGTTTGAAGCCTGGGGGCATTTTATGCGGGCATGACTACCAGAAAGGTAAAAATTTTGGAGTTATTGAAGCTGTACAAGAAATCGTTTTTTCTAATTCAGAGTTTGTAGAATTTGGTTCAATTGAAGGAACGAGTATTTGGTTTGCTTGTTCGATACCTAACAAAGTAGCTAGCAGTTTGGGGATTTACAAGGAAGCCTCAAAAAGACATCATCTGGAATCCCATCAATCAGATCGTGCTATTTCATGGAGTCAAGCAAGCAAAAAACGCTACCAAATTGCACGGGAAATATTAAGCTTGAAAAAGCAAATCCCAGATAAAAATATTCTACAAACGTTCTCCCATCATTATAAGGAAACAGTTTTGAATACTGGGTTAAAAAATAACCCAAAAAATGAAACCGAACAATCAATTGTAAAACAGTCGCTTGCCAAATTTTCGCAAAATCCGCAAGATATGCGGCTTCTGATGGTTGCTATGTTGTACAACTATCCCTATCAGCTACCTGCCAAGTGGTATCAAAATTTGCCAGTTCCTAAATGCTTTTTGCAAAATCTTTTGGACTTTTTGGTGGAAACACCGGGATGGTTTCAAAATCTGGGGGAAGCAGAACAATATTTTGAATATGTACGAGGAATTGTTGGGTATATAAACGCCAAAGTTCGAGATAATAAAAATATCCATCTTTGGCAGCAATTTGCTTGGACTTTTGCTAGGAAATTAAATACGATTCCCCTTTATTTTAACGATCTAAATCTCAAAGAGGTATACCATCAAAGAGCCAGTTTGATGGAATTTGCGTTGCGCGCGAAAGGGGGTCAATTAGATTTTGAGTTTTCCCAACGCCCCCACGATCGCAAAATTCGTTTGGGAATTGTCAATAATCATTTTCAGCCACAAACAGAAACATTTACTACATTACCTGTTTTTGAATATTTAGACCGCAACCAATTTGAAATTATTTTGTATGCCTGTCAAGAGAATCCCAGTTCTCTAGAAAACTATTGTCGCGATCGCGCGGATCGATTTATCAAACTTCCTGAAAGTTTGTACGATAAAGTTCGGACAATTCGTAACGACGATTTAGATATTTTATTGATTGGGAGCAACGTTACAGCAATTTCCCATACAATTGCATGGTTGGCATTGCATCGTTTGGCAAGAGTACAAATTACTGGTTTTTCTTCTCCCGTTACTACAGGAATGCGAAATATTGATTATTATATATCTGGAAAACTAGCCGAGAAACCAGACAATCCCCAAGAGCAATACAACGAGAAACTCCTCCTGCTAGAAGGAGCGGGGTTTTGCTTCAGTTACTACGCAACGCAACCTCCGAAACCCACGGTTCAAGCAAGCCGTCAAAGTTGGGGAATTGACGAACAATCCATTATTTTTGCTTCTGGTGCCAACTTTTACAAAATTATTCCCGAAGTGCGAGAAACCTGGGCAAAAATTCTGGCTTCTGTGCCCAATTCTAAATTGCTTTTGTATCCATTTGCTCCTAGTTGGAGCAATTCCTACCCAGCTACATCTTTTCTCAACCAAATGCAAGCTACTTTAGAAAAATATGGTGTAGCGAAAGAACGTTTACTGGTGCTAAAAGCTTTGCCTAGTCGTACGGATGTGAAAAAATCTTTGCAACTGGTTGATATCTACCTTGACTCCTATCCATATTCAGGAGCCAACTCTACAGTCGATCCCCTAGAAGTTTCAATTCCAACGATTGTTTTACAGGGAAATTCTTTACGAGCCAGGCAAGCATCAGCCATGTTGCGAGAGTTGGAAATTCCGGAGTTAATTGCTACTAGCGAAAATAGCTATATTCAATTGGCAGTGGATTTGGCAAACAATCCGCAAAAACGCCAGCAATATCGCGATCGCATTTGGCAAAAAATGCAACAAACCCCGCCATTTCTCAACCCGCGTGCCTACGCCGAAAAAATCGCTCCCCTATTTAAACAATTGGTCTACAACTGGCAATCTGAAGCGACCGAAGAAACGCTTCCATCGCCAGCAACAGAACCATCGCCTATTTCTGCCGAAACCGAATCAAAATCCCTTCCCAGGAACTTTGCCAATCGGGTCATTGGTTGCGTCAATTTATATCAAATCGATCCTAGCGAAACTGCCATTGCCAACGAACTGCGATCGCTACGCCAGCAACTCACCGATTTTTGGCTGAAAGTTCCTTCCCAGCAACTTTCCCAGGTCTATCAAGAAGCAGCCGGAGAAGCCTATCGCAGCCTCCTACACAGTGGTTTCCAAAAAGAATCCCTCACCGCCTCCGAAAACGAACGCTTGCAAGAATTGATACGTCAAGGTCGAGGTTTGAAGCAATCCCAAGCCATCAATGCTCTCATGGCAGCTATGTTATACCTGCCTGCGGAAAAAATGCGTGTAGCCAACGCTCGCGATCGCTTGCCAGAATGGTTTTATCCAGAATACGAAAAATTTATCCAAACTGCAGCGGCAAAACAAGGGTAA